A segment of the Nilaparvata lugens isolate BPH chromosome X, ASM1435652v1, whole genome shotgun sequence genome:
CAACATCAACCTTTCTATATCTCATCAAAACTGGGATCACGTAACAGCTGTAACTGATCTAAACACATcctcaattaattttatcagtaccttacaaaatataatatcatcCAATACTATTGAAGTTGTTAATAACGCAAAAAATTCGAGGCTAAAACCATGGATCACTTATAATTTGGTTAACTCAATCCGCAATAGAGACAAACTTAGAAAACAGTCACAAAATCAACCTTTCAACCTGGCTctaaaaaatagatatatacgGTATAGAAATGTCCTTCACTCAACTATAAAACGAGCTAAATtcacttattataaaaataaaatagatacagCGGGAGGAGACCCTCGAAAATTCTGGTCAGTTGTTAATGAGATTTCTGGTCAACCCACTCATAAAGATAAGTTTCCGGTTGATGCTTTCAATGACGGCAACCCTGCTCCTCCCCCAAAGGTGGGAGAAATTTCTAatgatttcaatatattttttgcctctgTTTGGGCGCGTCTGGCTGCGGTGATCCAACCCTCTGGTCCATCTGAGGTGAGGGACTCTGACTACGCTACCGGTGCCGTGTTTGAGCTTCGTCCTGTTGCTGAGCATGAATTGCTGACTGTGGTGAGCAGCATGAGGGGGCGTTCTGCGCCGGGTTGGGATTCAATTCCGACTCAGCTGTTGAAGGATAATGTGCATGGGCTGCTCATCCCGCTTTTACACATAATTAATCTCAGTATTTCCTCTGGCAGTTTTCCGGAGTCTTGCAAATTGGCTAAAGTTATACCTATATACAAATCTGGCTCGAAATCAATTATAAGTAGCTTCCGGCCAATTTCCCTTCTGATTGCTCTAGCTAAAGTAATTGAGAAATGCGTGAAAATCCAAGTCAATAACTACTTAGACAACAACAATATCATTTCTAACAACCAGTATGGCTTTAGAACCTCTAAAAACACATCCGATGCTCTTTTTGAAATTAACAAGTATGTTACCACACAATCTAGCAATAAACAAGTTCTAATTTCTTTTCTGGATTTAGCCAAGGCCTTTGATTCAATAGATAGGAATATACTTTTTGCAAAACTTGAAGCAATTGGCTTCAAGAATCTCACCTTAAGATGGTTTAGAAGCTATTTTGATCATAGAACACAGAGAATATCATTAAATGGCACAGACAGTGATTCTATTGCAGTTGATTATGGAGTGGTGCAGGGGAGTACCTTGGGCCCCCTACTTTTCCTCATTTACATCAATAACATATCCAGGTTGCACCTACATGGTCAATTATTCCTCTTTGCCGATGACACGGCACTTGTGTCTACAGGCTGCTCATGGACTGAAACATTCAATAATGCTTCCTCTGATCTCCTTAAACTAAAAAATTGGTTTGACAACAATGTGTTGtcaattaatatttcgaaatccAAGTGTCTACCTATCTTCGTAATTCCAAGTGTCTAAGTGTCTTCGTAATAGCCCCGGGCCCAGGGTGCTCAGGATGCATTCATGTGGTGACCCATTCTCCAATGACTGTAACTGTCCTGAGATAGAACAAGTCTCAACTCACAAATATCTTGGCATAATATTCGACCACAAGTTGAGTTGGGTGGCCCATGTGCAGTACCTCAGGCAGAGGTTGCGTAAAATGAATTATGCTTTTGCACAGCTGGGAAGGTTCCTGAGTCCTGGACACTGTCGTTCTGTCTGCTATGCATATGTGCAGACATTGCTTGAGTATGGCATCTTGGCGTGGGGCGGTGCCTCCTTGGGTGTCCTGCGTCCTGTCGCAGTCTCACAGAGAGCACTTATTAAAACACTATTGGCCAAAAATCATAGATATGCAACACATTTACTTTTCCAAGAATTCGCTGtattaaatataaaacaattatttgtaaaaaatttacttgtctttataaaaaaaagtaactttgtcttcaatgaaattcaacattattatcccACTAGAAACAGATtgcatataaatattcaatttccccgtttaagtaattcaattcaacttggAAACTGTTTTCATTTAGCCCATTGGCTTTACCGTAATGTACCGGCCGAGATTTCAACTACTGAGGGGGTTAGCGTTGCCGTCTACAAGCGGAGAGTGACCGGTTGGCTGCTCTGCATCGGTTCAGATGCTGTGGAGGCTCTTCTACATTCTccatatagatgaatatttctagttctgaacacagaatatcattcaaatattacacacaGTACCACGCTAATAAAGCTATATTACTCCCAACTCAGCCCTTTAAACGCCGTCGAGCtgacacttttattttatttatttattgttttttttctatctttagttttaaaatttattattaaaataaactctcttattattctttcaaatttatttattattcatagtttgtaatttattttattattgctagtgtttgccctctgtctgataatttgcgactcctccctgcacatggacaaatcatccaggcagggagaatttattcatgtaatttataacacttttatattttgtgaatatgtaatattttatgaataaaacaatttgaatttgaatttgaattacttTGGATTGTGCCTTCTATTTAACTGTAGTTAATAGAAGACGCTGGAAACTCCAAGATACAGCACTCGCAGGAAGGGGAGTACTGTACGACAACTTCTGCGAATTCTAGCAGCCAGCCTGCCTGTTTTGACCAGTGGTGACAAGTTAGGTTTTAGGCAAAAGCCTGACTGGACCCAAAAACATCATGAAGAGGACCAGGAAAAGCAGGAGGACCTCAAGTAAGGCTTGAGAAGGTCTTTCTCGACCCTGAGACATCAACCCTGGTTGCAGGAGGCAGCTGATGACCGAGCTGTTGGACTCGGTGGCTGCCAGTGATACCTGGTTCCAGGGCTCTTCTATCTTGCTAATTCCATcgggaatagcaagaggacctcaagtgAGGTTCGagaaggcctttctcgaccccgaGACACTAATCCTGGCCACAGAAGACAGCTGGTTCCCGAGGTGAGGGACCTGGTGACCAGCCAAGATGTCCGGTTCCAGGGTTCTTCTATCTTGCTGATTGGGAGTTGAGTAGTGGAAGCCGAGCAGAGCAGACTCAATATCGGTTCAGTCTCTCATCTTGTTCATTCAACTTTATTGAAGCAAGCCTGTTCAATATTTCATACAATTCGTGCAATCCTAACCTGTACCATTTTTCGCTTTTATAAACTCTAATTAATGTTTTTGTAATAGTGAAGTGTAAAGTTCCAGTTTGTATCATGAAGTACATGGCATGCTGTATGAATAAAAGTGGTACTTATGCAGACAGACATCAAAAGTTACTGTTTGCTGACAGTTTCAAACAAACGTGTACGCTCAAAAATTTTGCCGGAGCCCGAAGAATCCGCTAATAACAGAAAAAAACCTACTTTGTCAAAACCAATGATGGATAGTGatctttttaaaaaactttCTGAGGACTTTGAAACTCGCATGACTGCTAAGTTCGATAAACTCGCACAGGAATTCTCGTTAGTGAAAAGTGTGTTGGACAAAGTGTCTgcagaaaatgaaaaacttaGAAATCAATTAAACGATCTCACTACCTCTAATAAAATATTGTCGAAACGTGTAGTTGATCTCGAGGATAGGAGCAGAAGGAATAACCTAGTATTCAAGGGACTCAAATATGACGTAAAGGCATTGAACTCCATGTCGGTTGTGAAAAACTTTTGTGTAAACTATCTGGGATCAAGGCCAGATGTGTGGATGAATCATGCTCATCCTCTCGGGGTATCAAGAGAAGGTGGGCCATTGATAGCGCATTTTCCCGATGATAGTGACGTTGAACACATTCTAAATAATACCTAGAAGCTCCGAGGGACCGGCTTTTATGTGCACAAAGACTTTTCAAAGGAGACAAGAAAAACCAGATTGAGACTTTTTGCGGTAAGGAAGGAGATATTGAAGGTACTTCCTCAAGAGAGAGTTCGAGTTCTTCATGATCACCTGAGCGTGATTGGAGTATTTTTTGAAATGGATGAGAATGGAGAGTTAACATTCAGGAACCAGGATGCGGATCAGAAATTGCGGGAGGTGCTGGGAAATCATGCAGAGACCTACTGCAGGCGACGAGAGAGCAACAGGAGCGAGGCAACGATGCTGCAATGCGTGATGCAACTGTGAGGCATGGCCATCAGCCATGATCAGGACAATCACACTATTGAGTTAAGTGTTATGGTCTTCAATGTAGCAGGCTTAAAGGGAAAGCCATATTCTCAATTGTTTAGTTTTTTAATGAGGTTtgattgttttgttttgttttgtagaTATATATAGCCAATCCTGGAGCAAATGTCCCAGAACCGCCTTTAACCTCAGGTCACCCAAGATGAtcccaacctaacctcaaggtcacccaagacgACCCAACCTGACCTCAAAGTCATccaaatcaaaaaaaaaaaaaattaaaaaaaaaaatgaaaaaaaaaaaattaaaaaaaaaaaaaaacaaaaataaatcaaaatgaatCAGAAGGCCTCTCACCCACTTGTGAAGCATATATAGTGTGCACAACAGTGTAGGACCATCAGTGTTCAGCCACAAGCCATACAAGAGAGACATCCCTATCTGTGTGTGTGTTATCAAGTTTCATAGAACCCTGCGTTCCAAACATTACAGTGCTAGGCAGCTGCATATCCATAGAATCCAAAGTTTCATACATTACAGTGCTAGACAGATGTATTTCTCAGTGTTTCACTAAGACACAGCCACACCGCCACTGTTTTTTGATCTTCAATTGTGTAGAAAAAGGTTAGTACACAAGTATCCATTTAAATATATGTTTTCTGTGTAAAAAGATGTCATCATATTTGTTAATTCAGCATaaatattatattggaaaagttgaTTCAACAAGAGATATCCATCGTAgtgtagtggttagcacttCTGATTTTCATTCTAGAGGACTGGGGTTCAAATCTTCATTGTATATAGGGATGTAGGATGATTGGTTATGGAATGTAGGTAGGTAGAGGGATAGCATAAAGTTAGGCACATGTACTGACTGAAAAACCATATATGAAATGATATGAATAACAACTTGACCATTTGAAACAACTTTGTATAGCTCTCATATAATGTACCACTATTGCTGTCAATAATATGATTCAGGTTTGAAAGATGAAGCTGTAAATATTGATTATATGGCTAATTcacttattttatttgttgtgttGCTATCcaataatgcaaaaaaaaaaaaaatataaatattgtgaataatgCGACCTGTTGAACAATATGTCAGCAGATCTATATGTTTGTGGACAATGAACTGGGCTGATGAAAGATAGGTTACTTGTAACTTTTTCcgacctaacctcaaaatattgaTTCCAACATCATTTCTTTCAGTAGCATAGTAATTGTGTGCTGAACATCACAGTGCCAGACATGTCATGGTTATGTCACTCTAGATGATGATTGCCACCTATATTGTACTCTATTATTAAGTTGCTTGTATGTATGTTACAGATGAACAAAGCTACCAGATGTCAGCAGACCAGCAGCTCATCAGGAGAGTTCTGCATGTTGGAGGAGGCATTCAACAACAACCTTTGGACACTGTTCTACAACAAAAACTCTTCACCCAATCCTGCAAAGGACTCCCCCTCTCTGCTAAACAGCCAACATACAAAGATCGTTGATGTGATAGGTGAGGAGTTCCAGACACATGGGTCAATCAAGGTCAACCTGGTGTTGGAGGCTACATAGCAACGCAGACACCTTGATGAGAAGAACATCGAGCAGGAGGAGTTCCAGAATGTGGCCTTCAAGACTCCAAACTATTCAATCTTTAATATCAACGATCTTGCTGGAATTATCAGGGAGGCATGCAAGAAGCTGTTGGAAGAAGAGGCTAAGATCGAAGGCAACTCTAGTGGATGGAGCTTCCTCATCATCGACGGTCTCCTCATACGCATGAGCAAGCACAAACCACTTCGAGGATCTTCTTACATTGAACTGCCAGCTAAAATTGTAGCAAGAAAAGCTATCATCAACCCAGAGAATACCGATCAACAATGTTTCAAATGGGCAATCCTTGCCAAACATGTGCAAGGAGCAAGTCCTGAACGTGTTAACAATAGGTATCATCAGCTCGTTGAAAAACACAATTTCAACAGGATATATTTCCCCACCACCATCAATCAAATTGACTGTTTTGAGAGGGATAATCCGAGTGTATCAGTTAATATATATTGTCTTGATTCCAAGTGTATCATCTTTCCAAGACGTGTGTCAGAGGAAATGAAGGATGATCATTTCAATTTACTACTACTCCATGAAAATGATAGTAGTGATGCCACCACCACTCAGGACAGCAGTGAAGCCACTCAGGACATCAGTGAAGCAACCACCACTCatgaagaaaaagaggaggatATCAATAGCCATTACtgttttataaaaaactttgaaaaacttgTTAGATCTCAACTCACTAAAAACGGACACCACATCATCATTTGTCGCAGATGTTTCACACACTATACCATCAACAATAATGGCGAGCAGAGGATGAAAGATCATGAGGAGTACTGTGCCAACAACAAGACTGCTAGGATCATCATGCCTCAACTCAAGGAAGATGGAAGCCGACCAACAATGAAATTCgagaaacatttgaataaatttagacTACCATTGGTGGCCTATGCATATTTTGAATGTCTACTGGAGAAATCTGAGGAAGAGCAGCAATGGATTGGGAAGGCTACCAAAGTGATCCAACATCACACAGCAATGAGTTATTGCCTCTACTTTGTCAGAGATAAGGACTTGTTTCTATCATGGCTGACAATCACTAACCTCATCCCTAAGGATCCAATTGTCTACAGAGGACCTGATGCAGCCAAACACTTCATCAAAACTCTGACCATGCATGTGAGAGACCTGGATGAGGCAATCAATCATCGTCAAATAAGGAAGCATCTTtatttgatgatgattgattgcCTCATCCAGGCACTTTTTGAGAGGGAGAAAGCCAGGCATAATGCTGCCACCAACTGCGAAGCCTGcaagaaaccattcaatggTGACAAGGTGTATGATCATTGTCATATAACAGGAGTCTACCAGAAGGCTCTGTGCAACAAGTGCAACCTTCAAAGATGtcgtacaaaattcattcctgtTTTTCTTCACTACTCTTCCAATTATGACACTCACTTGATCATACTGCACCTTGGAACCAATAAAAAGCAGCTGACTGTCATCCCAAACACATCGGAAAAGTACATATCATTCACCAAAAAAATTTCCCAACAACTGCACCTACAATTCATAGATACCTTTAGATTCACACCGGACAGCTTGGACAACCTAGTCACCAACCTTGTCAAGTCTACTGAAGAAGTGTCAACAGTGCTACCACATACAGCTAGAGAATTTGGAGACAAACTGGAATTGGAACCCAGAAAGGGTGTGTTCCCCTACAAATATTGTGACTCGTGGGAGAAACTGAAGGAGACCTCTCTACCACTAAAGGAGACGTTTTTCAGTAAGCTAACTGACAGCCACATCAGTGATGAGGCATATGAACATGCTCAACAAGTGTGGGAGAAATTCGACTGCAAGACCTTGGGAGAGTACAGTGACCTATACCTCAAAACAGATGTTCTCCTTCTGGCTGATGTCTTTGAATTTTTGGAGATATGTGCTTGAAAAACTATAACTTGGATTGTGCACACTACTTCACATCACCAGGCTTCTCCTTTGATGTTATGCTGAAGTATACAAAAGTTGAACTAGAACTTCTGACTGACTATGATATGTATATGTTCATTGAACGAGGCATCAGAGGTGGCATAACAACATGAGTTCATCGACATGCTGTAGCCAACAATGCCTACACAGGAGCGCCTATCGACCCTGAGAAGCCTACATCATATCTCCTGTACACAGTTGCGAACAACCTGTACGGCTGGGCAATGTGCCAACCACTTCCATGccggaaattccagtggatgaaGAAAGATGAGTTGGAGGGGGTGAGCAGAGGTATTGATGGTGTTGGAGATGTTAAAAAGATTGGCTACATCTTGGAGGTGGACATTGAGTACCCTTCTGAATTGCATGATGAGCACAATGACTTCCCATTTCTGGCAGAGAACAGAAAAACTCTAAAATCAGGATCATTGAGATTGATGACAACTCTAAGCAACAGTGAACAATATGTATGTCATTACCGCACCCTCAAGCAAGCAGTACAACATGGATTGAAAATCACTAAAGTTCATCGAGGTGTAAGGTTTGAGCAGGAGGACTTCCTAGCACCCTACATCATGCTAAACACCAGACTTCAACAACAGTCAAAGAACAAGTTTGagaaatttttttccaaattaatgaACAATGCAGTTTTTGGCAAGACAATGGAGAATGTGAGAAAGAGTATGAATATGTAGCTTGTCAACAATGAGAAACGTCTAATAAAACTGATTGCCTGACCAACCTACAAGGACCGCATCATCTTTGGTGAGAATATCTGTGCTGTAACATTGCATAAGGAAAAAGTAGAGCTGAACAAACCTATCTACATTGGTTTGACAGTGTTGGACATAAGCAAGACCCTTATGTACCAGTTCCACTATGATGTGATGAAACCTACATACAAAGAGAACCTGCAACTGCTTTATCAGGATACTGATAGCTTATTCTACATCGTGGAAACTGAGAACCTATACAACGACATCATCAACAACCAGCAACTGAAAGACAACTTTGATACATCCGAGTATCCAACTGACCACCCATGCTATTCGGACACAAACAAGATGGTActtggaaagttcaaggatgaatatGCAGGCAGAGCTCCTCATGAATATATAGGTCTACGATCAAAGCTGTATGCCTGCAGATGCTTCACCAAAGATCCAAACCAATTGAAGAGTGGTTTGATAAAGAAAGCTAAAGGAGTGAGGAGACCAATACTGGGGCAAGAACTGTTAAAATCACACCCAGATGCTAAACGATACATCACCTTTCAGGACTTCCTCGAATGCCTCTATGAGAACAAAGACATCTCTAGGAAGCAGGTAATGTTCGGTACCAGGAAGCATCAAATCATGACTTTGGTACAGAAAAAGAAGGTGTTAAGCAATGCTGATGAGAAAAGACATATCCTTGAAGATGGAGTTCATACTTTGGCATTTGGACATCATTCTCTGTCATGTAAAAGGAGCACTGATGATGAAGAAGTTGATGAAACATCTGCAAAAAAGGCTATGCCAGAGTGATAATGAGTAACATCATCATTGGAGAGCTGGACATTGTGATAAGAATGATCTCATACAAAATATACTTCAGTTactaataaaaatgaatcattgCTATAAATAACCATTGACATCAGGTGGACTCATGAGAGCTGTATAAAAGGAGTGAGCATTGTTCTATTATATTCAGTTGATGGAAATCTTGTGAGAAGAAGTGTAAAGCAGTGATTACAGTTTTGTGCAAAGTTTTTATAGTGATGGGTGATCAATCTCATGTCTGGGACTATGAACTTCAGAGacgaaaatcattcaaaaaatggAGAAATATTTCGCCAGAACTTTCTGCAGAGAATATTGCTGCACAAGGCTTCTACTACACTGGTGAGAGTGATACAGTATGCTGTGCATTTTGTCACATTTATATTAGTCATTGGACCAAGACCGATAATCCAAGAGAAGTTCATAAAAATGCTAATCCAAATTGCAGATTTATACTCAAAAGACTGACACACAATGTCACCATTGCCAATGAGAGGGGTGATTGGATGCTTTTGTATGATGATCGTTTGAAGTCGTTCAATGATGGCGATGAGGAAAATGCAAGCACACTAGCTGAACAAGGGTTTTTCCAAGACATAAACGGATATGTGCAATGTGTGTTCTGCAAAATGATTCTAGACTCTGTCAGCAGAAAACCTTGTCACATGGACTTCTGCCCTAAATGGTATAAACAGGAAAAAGTGAAGGAGGATGAGTCATCTATTGTGTGGGAGGAGGAGGTATAAAAGGAGCTACAATCATGGCACCTTCAAGCATCTACCAAGAACTGAAATACTTTTGATCTGTCATTCGTTTTCTCTTTCAcaattattatcacaaaaacCGAATTAGAACCTCAATTTTATCTTTTAGGAGCCGAACAGCTCAACCCTGTAGCTAGTGTTCCGACTCATTGCTTACTGCTGTACATTACTTTGTTTTTTATCTCTCCATTTTAATATAGCGTTATCTTATAGTTTCATAGCGCTCGACTTCTTCACttgattattttcttcttctatctcttatgatttctatatttcttctatCATTTCCTTCTTTGTGTGTGTGTCAGTATGAATGTGGTAAGTGTCTTTTTTGTAGCTTCTCATTGTTTCGCCGATTCACCCCCCTCTTCTGCCTTGCTGCTTCGTCACAGCCACCTTGTCTATACAGCAGGATGATGGCGCGGCCATGCTGAGTGTCGGCGATTCCCTCAAGCAGGCATTCTCTCCTTTCCCGGATCAACTTAAGATCACTCATGTTAATGCGCAATCCCTTCTCTgtcatatagatgaatttaggcACACTTTCGAGGGCAAAGATTGTCACATCATTCTTGTATCCGAGACCTGGCTGAAACCGACAATCCCTAATCGACTTGTTGCACTCGAGGATTATGTGCTCATTCGGAATGACCGGTTAAACAAGAATGGGGGAGGGGTTGCTGCGTTTGTCAAGCGTTCTCTGCTGCCTGTTCATAAGTTTTCCTCTGATACCTCCCGTGCAGCTAGACCtgaatacatgtttattgaggttaagtgtaacggagttaaaatgttaatagcagGTTGCTACAGGCTGCCTCATATTGGGTATATGTCAGAATTTGAGGAAGCACTACTTGAGCTGATGGTGCCCTATGAACATGTGGCTATCATGGGTGTCTTCAATACTGACTTACTTGGACCTGATactcatgacaaaatacaactgACCATATGTTTTTTGCGAATGGTATGACTTTGCTGCCTCTCCAAGCTATGCACCATACATCCACTTCAGACACATTGCTTGATCTTATTGCAGTTGCTGATGTGAGAGCAGCTGTGTGCCATGGGCAGATCCCCTTTCCAGGCCTCTCTGCACATGATATgatattcctagtttataatattaagagGCCTAAACCTAAACCAAAAATAATCACTTATAGAGATTACAAGAATATAAACTACCACAATTTGTTCAATGATGCAATTAACCTTGACTGGTTACAGATATTCCAAACTAACAATGTTAATGTTATGTTGGACATTCTTAACCACAATATAgtttctctttttgaaaaacatgttcCTTTAAAAAATTGCAGAGTAACCAGAGATCCTGCTCCATGGTTCACAGATGAGATACGCCAGCTAATGAGGGATCGAGATTATTGGTGCAAAATTGCAAGAGCTTCAAAAGCCCCAATGATTTCAAACATTATAAGCGTTTGAGGAACTcttgcaagcaaacaattagaaATGCGAAAGCTACATTCTATTGTAACTTGATCTCCTCAAAGCGATCATCAACTTCATCTCTTTGGCATGCTCTGAGGGAGATTGGGGCTGGCAAGGAGAGGCAGGTACCGACTGTAGCTCACTTGCTGGATGATCTCAATGACTTCTTCACTGACATCCCTGTGGGTTTGGACCAAGCTCATGCTCACTTTGACTCTCTGCCTGATTTTCATCCCAATGAGgacttctacttctccaatgtCACGGAGCAAGAGGTCTTCTTGGCTGTTCATTGAGTGAAGAGTAATGCTGTTGGTGCAGATGGTATCCCGATTaagttcatcaaaattatcCTTCCTTTTATCCTCCTATTTCTCACCCATTTGAtcaatacctcacttttaacgTCCGTTTTTTCCTAATGACTGGAAGCTATCTATAGTGATTCTCTTGAACAAGATCCctaactctctctctatccGATTACAGGCCTATAAGCTTATTGTCTGTTTTGTCCAAAGTTCTGGAAATTATCGTTCATCCCAATTAAGCTCATTTATCCATGGTTCTGGATTGATTGGTGACTTTCAATTGGGGTTCCGTAGTGGTCATAGCACCACCTCTGCACTCCTGAGAGTCACTGACAACATTCGTAGGGCTATGGATGG
Coding sequences within it:
- the LOC111048122 gene encoding E3 ubiquitin-protein ligase XIAP-like, with the protein product MGDQSHVWDYELQRRKSFKKWRNISPELSAENIAAQGFYYTGESDTVCCAFCHIYISHWTKTDNPREVHKNANPNCRFILKRLTHNVTIANERGDWMLLYDDRLKSFNDGDEENASTLAEQGFFQDINGYVQCVFCKMILDSVSRKPCHMDFCPKWYKQEKVKEDESSIVWEEEV